One part of the Alligator mississippiensis isolate rAllMis1 chromosome 3, rAllMis1, whole genome shotgun sequence genome encodes these proteins:
- the SNAI2 gene encoding zinc finger protein SNAI2: MPRSFLVKKHFNSSKKPNYSELDTHTVIISPYLYESYPVPIIPQPEILSSVSYNPITVWTTTGLLPSPLPNDLSPLSGYPSSLGRVSPPPPSDTSSKDHSGSESPISDEEERIQSKLSDPHAIEAEKFQCSLCNKTYSTFSGLAKHKQLHCDAQSRKSFSCKYCDKEYVSLGALKMHIRTHTLPCVCKICGKAFSRPWLLQGHIRTHTGEKPFSCPHCNRAFADRSNLRAHLQTHSDVKKYQCKNCSKTFSRMSLLHKHEESGCCVAH; this comes from the exons ATGCCACGATCTTTCCTGGTCAAGAAACATTTCAATTCATCCAAGAAGCCCAATTACAGTGAACTGGACACACATACAG tgaTAATCTCCCCATACTTATATGAGAGCTATCCAGTGCCTATAATACCACAACCAGAGATCCTGAGCTCAGTATCTTACAATCCCATTACTGTCTGGACTACAACTGGGCTTCTACCATCCCCATTACCCAATGacctctctcctctctctggaTACCCCTCATCCTTGGGAAGAGTtagcccacctccaccctctgACACCTCATCCAAGGATCACAGTGGTTCAGAAAGTCCCATTAGCGATGAAGAAGAGAGAATCCAGTCAAAGCTTTCAGATCCACATGCAATTGAAGCTGAAAAGTTTCAGTGCAGTTTATGCAACAAGACCTATTCAACTTTCTCGGGGTTGGCCAAAcacaagcagctgcactgtgatgcCCAGTCTAGGAAATCATTCAGCTGTAAGTACTGTGACAAGGAGTACGTCAGCTTGGGAGCCCTTAAGATGCACATCAGGACCCACACACTACCTTGTGTCTGCAAGATCTGTGGCAAGGCTTTCTCTAGACCCTGGCTACTTCAAGGACACATTAGAACTCACACTG GAGAGAAGCCTTTTTCCTGTCCACACTGCAACAGAGCATTCGCAGACCGATCCAATCTGAGGGCTCATCTGCAGACCCATTCAGATGTGAAGAAATACCAGTGCAAAAATTGCTCCAAAACTTTCTCTAGGATGTCTCTTCTGCACAAACATGAGGAATCTGGCTGCTGTGTAGCACACTGA